Genomic DNA from Cheilinus undulatus linkage group 10, ASM1832078v1, whole genome shotgun sequence:
CATATGTTTGTCTGAATGACATAGAGGTAGATGTGATTGGTTTAACAAGTACCTTTTCTCTCCGTGAAGAAAATGGAGCCCAGTTCCACAGAGGGAGGAGCTGAGGAGAAGCTCCCAAAACATCCTCCATCAGGTCTTGTAAGTGCTGAAATTagacagaaaacattttcaactaAGCAATTcaacttttatttctaaaaccAGTCTGTTTAAACTCAAAAATCGAGTGGTTTTATTCGCAAGACTGAAACTAATATCTTCGCTTTAAACAATCAACATCAGGTTCTTTCAAAGGCCAGTTTCTCACGCATGACTTGTGTCCCATGGTTCCTCTGGGATCTGTGTGTCCTGGCTGAGGATGCTGAGAGTCAGTGAGTAACATCTGGCTGTCTGAGTGACCCTCCAGCTCtgctgtctgcagctgctgctccaagCAGGAGGGTCCACTCAGAGGAGGTCAGCTCTCCCAACGAGTGCCACAAAGGTCACCAGCGGGTTTATAATTTGCAGAAACAGGGGGACAGGACCAGCAGAGCGATGTTCATTAATATGCAGAGCACTCTCTGGCACTTTGTAGCATCGGTCATACTTGGAGCAGAAGGCATGCCTTTTTTATTCCTGTAgtgatttgaaaagaaaaaaaaaataagggtCGACTGCAGCTGATGAGAATATGTGTGGTGAGggctttttcttctcttctttccaCCAGTCTCATAAAGTGATGCTCAAACATGGCCAAGAGCTGGAGGAAGAGCAGGAGGAGTTGGCCGAGCACCAGCCTTTGGAGCAGGAAGACCTGAACTTTGAGAGATGGAAGCGCAGGCCGCTACCTAAGAGGACGCTGCACCAGAAAATAGACGACCTGAAGAAGTACCTGTGGAATGCAGAGACCAATGAATTCATGGGTCGCTCTGGGAAGAGCTGGAGTGAGTTGATGCggagagaaaatgttttgttgtggggaaaaaaacttaAAGATTGATGCTtttgctgcatgtttttaataattACAGATCTTTTATTGAGTGCTGAATCATTTTAAACAAGCTTAAAAGCactgaagttgtttaaaaatacaCGTGTGGACGGTTTAAGGGCTGAGAAATGTCTCCCAAGAGTTTGTGTGTGTCCTTATGCTCAATGTTTACATAGGTGCATGGACAATTCAGAGTGTCCCGACAAAAACAGACTGCCTGGGGACGCATCCCCAGCGGGAGCGCACTGTTCCAGGCCTCACATTGGCCAGGAATCACATTCCTCTACATCTTACCACTGTCTCTTTCCCAAAGCCTTTGGTGACCTCCTAGGTGAACTTAGCATGCTTATGGCCTCTCAGTTGCAGTAAAACACgtagttgtctttttttttcttttttatccataGCTAGTTCTGCCAAAGTGAGCTGTATGGCAGGCAAACCTTTTTTGGCAGAAGCAACAGCGTGGACGAGTTTGTTGAGTCAATGATGATGGAGCAGCCTCTTGGTATTCCAGAGCAGCTGCCTGTGACGCAGACGAGCTCACCTCACTTCACTCCACTGTACACAACGGCAAACATGATCCAGATGACAGTTAAGAAGGAATAACCATGCTAAGTGTTACTTGCATTAGGCTGAATCCCAGGCAGGGCTAGGAGAGCTCATTTCAGTGCGTGCACACTTGTAGAGGACGAGTGGGGCCCAGTGTGCGTAATGAAGAAAAGGCCCTGAGTTGAAGTCTGTGCTGTGTGTCCTGTGAGACGAGTGTGTAAGAGAGGACACAATACCAGAGTGGGGTGATTGGGGCTCCTTGGAGCTGGCCGGGCCTCTATGGCTGCAAAAGACCTTCACTACGATGGCAACCGGAGGTTCACTGTGTTCCTAAGTGAAAGGACAGCTGGGAGAATTCTCACTGAGCGCAAACAGAAAGGCCTTTGTGGCTCCGGGGACGCAAGGCTGGCTGTAGCTAGTCCCCTGTGAAATTGCCCGCACAGCAAAAGCTACTTCATTTAGGGCACGTTTGGTTTGATTAGTTGCTAATAGACTGTCTGATTGAAAACTGCACTACAATGGTAGCTCCCCttgcttccttttttctttggacTTTCACATCACCTCAGTTTGAAGATTTCATATCAGGTTTATTGGCAGTCTAGACATGCTTTTGtatgaaaaaatgtgtgaaCGTCCTGATCCAGACAGACCACACAGTCTGAGAAAATGTGTCCTTATGATTCATTGTTTTTCTCCAGTCAGATCAGAGACAGTATTTATGCAGGGAGGTGTTACATAAGCCAATTACAGCAACTTTTTCCCTTCCTCTTTCAggcctcatcctcctcttctacGCTGCACTTTATATGTTTCTGGCAGCCATGTTTGGCGGCTGTTTGTTTTGCCTCATGTGGTCCATTAGTCCTTACCATCCCACCTTCAATGATAGAGTGATGCCACCAGGTAACTATAACCCTGAACTCAAACTGATTCACGATGAATGTTATCGCGAGATACTCTACAAAAAcagcaggtctagaccatatTCTCTGCCATATTATTCACAAAGATCCTACGTTAATCCACAATGAGTACATCTCTAAGTGACATTTAGCAATATTTTCCTTTAGGTACCCTTTGAGCCAATTTTGGCGCATGCTGTTATTTAATTTCAGTAtcattttaagagttttaaaagCATCTGGCATATTTGGCCATCTGATGCATTTTAtggcattttgaaaaatttaattCCAATTTGTACCCAGTGCCTATAATGCATTGTGTAAAAAAATAGTAACACATTTACCCTTAAAGCCAAAATGGACACCGTTTACTTCCATTATAAATGAATTGCTTGATCCTGGAGCAATCAGAGCATAAAAAACATGCGCTCcaatattttgctatttttctttttagtatTTTCGTTGAAGTTGTAATTTTAACTATTCTCCACCAGATGGTGCCATTTCCctcacatttttttacatttcacaaaaaaaaataatgcataaaaatcagtgGGCATGAAAATTATTGACATATACCAGGCTCTGATgaccaggaagaaaaaaatctactttgcatgtgttttattgaaaataaataatttttttcacttttccaaTTCAAAACACAGAGGGGCATGGTGACAGAACccggcatttaaagggttaaatataaTGAACATTAGGACTATTTAATTGTTATGAGTAGAGGGGAGGTTGGCTTAAAAAATGAACCACAAAAGGGtttgaaaatatgaatgtaGAATAATTTTATAGCCTCATTTATGAAATGAACCATTTTGGTCCTTAAGGGTGTAACTTTTTAAGGGCCTTCAGTAGCCAGGAAACAACACCTTTTACATGGCAGAAATCTTGGGGATTATTAGACTTGTTCTGAGGGGGCTAGAGGGAGATAAACCAACAGAGCAACAACAGTAACAGCTAGGGTTcctactagggctgggcaactaATCGCAAATatgattaaatcgcaatatggcctgctgcaattttcaaatcacagaggttttatatttaaaagtttaatatttctttaacttgaaatgtgtcaaaataccagtttaataaatcgattttttgcagcggcagagattttatgcacattatgcaaacattcaagtgtccattttttataatggtttacaaaaatcctcctttttgtgttttatgtatgtttttcctAATCAAAATGagggacataaaaatgataatgcccttaaacaaagcaagacccctcactggtaaaaattggACTTctaagactttttatggccttatattttaaatttgaaatttaagactATTTAAGTCTTGTCAAGGATCTGTAGGAACCCTGAACAGCACAATGAGTATGAAAGATTTATGGCTACCGTGGTAGAAGTTGTAAAAGTATGTGTGGTGCCAGTTCAGTTACAACCATGTACACAGACACAACACAGACTGGTCATTCTAATCTTAACAGATGATAATAAGATGGAGAAAACCGATTGTGGTAATCATAGAAATTAAAGTTGAGCAGCTCCTAAATAACATTTACAATTATTGATATTAGATGTTCTTGGGTCTCAGCACAGTTGACTGTCTCTGGGTCTCCACTGGCAGGTATGACGATGGCCCCACACCTAGAGGGCCACGACATTGCCTTCAACGCCTCGGATCGCAAATCCTGGAAGAAGTACGTCAGGTCTATGGATGAACATCTACGATGTAAGTTAAAAGTGATGTGATTTTGGAGACTCCTATGAGGTTGCAGAGTTTGAAGCAAGCATGTAATGAGTTAATCCTCATCTTCACTACCTTTGTCCCCTTCTTCCATTTGGTTCCTGCAGGGCATGCTGGGAAGGGAAGCCTCTTTGTGGGCAGAGTGCAGCCATTCaatgtgtgcttttttttaacGCCCAGCTTTTGTCAAGCTTCCTTAATCAGAGGCCTGGGTCTGGCAGGGTATTGCTTTAGTGAGGGTTTATTTAtgctctctccttctctgcctctcgctctctctccctcctctctctgtttaattttttagcGTATAACGACGGTGCTCAGGACAGGAAGAACATTCGCTGCACACAGGACAGGTACTTCATGCAGGATGACTTGGAGGAGAGCGCAGAGCGGAAAGCGTGTCAGTTTAAAAGGTCCTGGTTGGGGGACTGTTCGGGGCTGCAGGACCCCCACTATGGCTATTCTCAGGGAAGGCCATGCATCCTCCTCCGAATGAACCGGGTAAGATGATTAAGCAGTGCATCAGCACTAAGAGACAAAACAGGGAATATAAAACAGCAGGTACACAACATGTGACATCACTGATGACGTTAAGGACATCTTGTggccatttcattttttttaaataaatgcaaagattgtttttggaACTCTTGTTATGCTTTACATATGAGtagaaataaaacattccagGTGAATTTATAATTTTAATATGAAGAGCTCAGCCTGGAGCACAGGAGTGGGTCTACATACTGCAGAATTCAGCATGTGAAGAAAAATGACACAGTAAAAATGCAGCCAAAATCActgatttttacctttttgttttccttccatTCAAATAGATACTTGGTTATCTACCGGGCCAGGGCAAGCCAATAAATGTGACTTGTGGAGTTAAGGTATAGTAATTATAAACATtctaatattatttttaaatttagcatTAATCAAATGTTGTAAAACATCACTAAAGAATATTGGAAACCTGAGTCATTAAAAATCTCCCCTCTTCAGAAAGGACCCCCTGAAGCTTTGGGATTAATCCAGTTCTTTCCTAAAAGCTTTTTTGACCTGAAGTATTATCCATACTATGGGAAGCTTAGACATGTGAGTAAGAGTTTTATCCATACAGTACATGTGGATGAACATATGGGATGAATATTTAAGTCTGACTCAACACCTGTCCTGTTTTAACCCTTGTGTCCCAGGTAAACTACTCCTCACCAGTGGTGGCTGTGCGTTTTGCAGGACTGCAGTACGACACTCACTTCCAAATACAGTGCAAACTGAATGGAAAAGATATCATTAACGATTCACCTACTGACCGCTACTTGGGAAGTGTGACCTTTTCTTTGACTGTCGGAGCATAAGCAGGATGTGCTGCGACAGTGAAGcagaaaaatactcaaaaagtCATAATGTGCCAATTTTCCGTGAATCTCCCCCACTTTTACTTAAATATCCATGTCTCCTGCTGTGAAACAAATCCCCGAGAATTATTAATTTACTGTAATTTCTACCGATGTTTCTTTGTGCTTTGAGTGCTTCCAGCACCTGCAGCCACAAGACACAGTGCTGAGCACAAGACAAATGCATAGTGTGCTACAACTCttgatatgttgttttatttagcAAGATTAATCAAACTAAATTACCTGTTGCCCAACAAATTAGCAGTTTTGGCTATGCAAATCCAATTGTGacttaaaacattaaaaggcaatagatgttttgttttaggttgtgtctttgtgtgcatgtttccATATGATAAAGCGTACTAATTGTTTTATGCAtcatatttttcaaacatgtatATTGTAAGATTTCAAAGAAGTATCATGCAAACACTGAGAGCAGGACTTGTACTGTACTtacacagtaaaaaataaatgattgcataTACACGTtactatatttttgtttattagaGCAGTAATTTACATTTATATGATAAAAACATCACACCACTTCTCGCCATCTTTTGTGAAAACATTTGCTTTTggaaatgaaatacaaaatgtgACTGATCAATAAAGAGACATATTGTACTGTGAAATAGTTTCTAAAGGTTCTGTGccatttgaaaagtaaaaattattactGTTATAGTACTAAATCTAACTGTGCTACTAAACATGTTATCAATGTTGTATTTATTCCTATTATAGtacctaaaataaataaagtgttcTACTGTCACCTTTTCTTTCACACATCACTGATAGTGTTTACTTCATACAAACCATTTGTGAATTGTATTTTCTGGTATGATTCTGCAATAAGCGTACCTAGGTAGTGGTAATTGTCATTTTAATTTGGctaaaatgtgacataaatacattttaaaccatttgagTCCACGATCATGTTGACGTGATGTTATCGTGCTATTTTTGTCACGTGATAGCATGCAAACAAAAACTTATTTTGCAATcacgtttttatttttatttattttttgtatgtgttaagtgtgtttttaagccttctttcagtttttgtttgatgtcaaaagatcaattaaaacaggaaataagctcatttaaatttaataaatcaatttggCACATAGGGGACTGGTACTggattttttcataatttcagaatTTTATAAAGGGCTAAACAATTTGAGAAAATGATGTAACtgggattttttccccctaatattgtgatttaatatgccattattttctaaaattcatGTCATGATATCCTCAAAAaccaagcaataaatcattctaaattATAACACTTGATAGATCAAAGAAGGCCTCACAATTCTGGTAAAATATCTAACTGCCattatattgcaaatttgaaatgaattgttttattaaaggaaatgatgattttatgtctTGTCTGTAATAATACAAACATTAACAAAAGTTAGGAAAGTAGGAcagtttttgcaaactattctaaaaaaaacatgacacttgaatgtatttgcatcgTATGTAGAGTTCAATATCTCTGCCTCAAAAATGTACTAAACTGATATTCTGACACACCTTTtaggtaaaaataaatactgcaTCTTCTGCGATTAAAAAATTGTAGTAGGtcatctttatcttttttttgtttatttgtttgtttgttttttactttttaaattatttttattttcacttttatacatgttcaaaataaataaagataaagactTTTGTCTAATATAGTAtgttaaagtaaaagaaaaatagttttaattttaaaaacttgaggTAGTGCTGAAAAAAAGGACACCAAACGAGTACGGTAAACATTTTCAGAGTGGTTTGTATTGTCCAAAGTAAAACATTAGCAAAGAGGTTAAAATACTATAATGTTACTACTGTTATTTTTCCTGTCTTTAATTGGCTATTAACATatgtaaatgtacattttagaTACATAAAATACTAAATGCTCCGTCATGTTATATAAAACAATAGCTTACCTGGCAGCTTGTGAGGTAGTCCTGTCTACCTGAGGAACAGTTTGTTGAGCTAAAAGCTAACACCCAACTCCAATTTAGCTTGCTAGCATGATAACATTTGCTAATTAGCACTAGTTTTAGCTGTAGGACCAGCAACTAACAAATGTGAAAACGTCACTTTGGTCCTCTGGATACAAATGGTGTCTGTACCAAATGTAACTCAATTCATGTCATAAATGTTGAGATATGTCACTGGCTAGCGGACAAGTTAGCCTCCCTAGGCCATGTCGCTAGCTTTGTTACAAGTCTTGTTGAAGTTTACCACAAGAATCTGACGCATCATTTTGCACCAAAACCACTTTGTTAGGTGTAACATTAAGACCTCTGTATGGATTTACATGTTGCTACTGGTCCAAGTTTAACCTGGGGGTGTGGGCAATTTTTGGTTAGCTTACCTGTGAAACGACACtataaatagcaaaaatattggcaaccagaataataaagatatcttgatttataatgccctaatTGATCACAGCAGATAATAGCCACATCAATGCTGTTCCAGGGCAGGGCCAGTGGTAGCAAGAGCTAAACAGGGCCCCCTgcaatctgattggcctccccaaactccttaaaatgattggccagttgccttgtcagccatcacctagccatttaagcatacccaatcactgaTCATCTTGACcaacattagattggttttactaactttatgCTGTGTTCAATTGTACTCGGGACTTGGAAAAATCCGGGTCGGAAATTCCGACTTCTGAGGTAAATGCGTTTCATTGCATAAACTCGGAAAACATGGCCGGCCGCAGTAAGCTGGTGTTTGTTTCTTTCGATGATCAAAAATTACTGTTGGGGAAATATATTAGCtacttgagggagagagagaaagagaaacgtcACATACGAGAAAGTGACTCTTATGGTGTGCAACGCTATTTTCATTCTGACCGACTCGGGCTGCTTGGATCCTACCCCAATTCCCGAGTCAGAGTCCTGAGCTCAAGGGCCATTCTATTGCACTATTCTGACAAGTTCTGAGTACAATCGAAAACAGCATTAATATCAAGGTGAGATATATagaagtggccccaccatccttatagaCTAATGTATTTGGCCcccaatggaaaaagtttggacacccctggcatAGGCAGTTGCATTGGGCCTCAAGATATACactgatgtgaaaaaaatgtttgcccCTTTCTTGATAccttttcttgtatttttttctctgcccCTGTATTTAATCATTAATATATATACAAAGTCACTGTGGAGGATCACTGGCACCAACAGCAAGGTCCAAGCCCTTCAAAAAGCCCCCAAATGTCCTCATATTGAGTATTATTATGATTAGATTGACCCCTATGGACAAATTTAATggcatgaaataaataatagaGAGAGATCTGTGACAGAGAAGGGATACTGCACCAATAtacatgttgttttgtttttaattccacctggcctaaagacaTGTTAAAATACCAAGATTGATCACAGCAGAGTGAGTGAGTTTGAGTTGAAGCACTGTCAgctataaaaaaataattttctacTCTTAGGTATGACTTGTAACTCTACAGCGGTTACTTGAAAAGAGATTCTTAAAATATTATGTCCACTCTCTATGAATACTTTCAGCTTAACGAGGAAGGGGCTgtgcctggggcctccaaatgactaaaacaaacCGATATTCACTCAACACCGCACACCTTGTTGTTGTTTATcactttgttttctctgtttttattttttgctgtttaccCTTTATGTCACACAACAGACTAGTTTGCCATGTCTCTTCTTGAACAAAGTAACACAGAGAAACAATAAGAATAGGCTTTATAAATACCAACACTTGACAACACACTATGAGTTTTTTGGGACCCCAAACAACCTGGCCAACACGACTAACGCAGGTTtgctgttttatgtttctgttaAGCCTACGTCATACCATGTGACCCTGGGGATGAGTggcagtggtagttgaagagtCATGCTTCTGCGTGTCAAAGCCTATAAAAGCATGTTGCTGATCAAAGTCGAATGCAATTTTCCAGCGGAAATGTTTCTTTACAAGACTGTGGTTGACCTTTGAGTTCATTTTTGTCACAAGAGACTCACGAGCTCCTCTTCTACAACataacagaagagaaaaaaacccAAGCCTTTAAAAGAACGACAGTGATACAAAACAAGAACGAAACTTTATTGTTCCCCACTTGTGTTGAACAAGCTCATCATATCACATTCTTCACCAGATGGAGACAAGCTTCTAGCAAGCAACTCAGGTGCACAACAGAAAGGCACGAAACTGTCAGGAGAGGAGTGATCTGATGTAGGAAACTGAGGATCATATACATGAGAACATGTGACTTAAGAAATATAAGTCAAAGCATCCATAGATGACCTGCTCAGGCTGCTGATTTTATTGTCACATGGAGGGGACGTTAGGGATCATGTTCGCCATTTGTTTAGTCGCTGAGACAAACTGATGACCTGTTGCTTTATGAAGGTTGAAGGTTAGGTGTAAAATCTTCTGAATTAACAAAGGTCCATAAGAGAACACATCAAATTtactaaagaaatatttatcttttaatgtAAGTGTACATGAGTGACAAACATCTAACATCACACattcacaaataaaaaataactggTCCCATTGCTGGTAAAGTGTCATGATAAGTTAGCGTCCCTTTCATCAAGCTACAATTAAGTGAACACATGTGCAACACTTTCATTAAGCTGTTAATTTATGTCAGTAAtgattaaagcaaaaataacagTGAAGTCTTTACTGGGATATGAATGACTAGTGTATCTATTAGCTTGCTCGTACATTCACGTCATCAAAAATCAATGTCATTCATTCTATACAAGAGAGTAATTTACACGGATACTATTGTACAGCACAGAAACCGAGAGGAAAAAGCCTCTCTGGGGCGGGGGAGGAAGGGGGAGCTCTCTGGGGGAAGAGGTGGACGGCTACTTACAGCCATTAATTTAAGTTTCAAAACATGCAATCTACAATCAAACGATGCAATATTGATCATAAATGTTTTGGTACTTGTTTCAGTCATTGGCATTAAAgcaaaaaggaaaggaaaccaTCGGGATTGTTGCTGGGATAAATTTTAAGCAGTGTACAAGAAAACGGTTAATCGGAGGGGACAGAAAAAGCAGGaatttgggaattttttttggATGCACTGATGGGCAGCGGAGTGATTcagtgggtgtttttttttttttagaggagCTGTGAGGGTTGAAAAGGTGCGAGAGGCAGAAGCAGCCAGGGTTTTGGATTATACGGACTGGTAGCCAGTGCGACTCTTCCTTCGGCCAATCAGATAAGAGATAAGCACAAGGACGATTAGGAAGCTGAGCGCCACGCCAACTGCGATGGGCACCAAAAAGCTCAAATCAGAGTCCAGGAAGCATTCCTcagctgacagacagaaagacagagaggagacagacagGCAGGTTAGTGGTTTAGTAAGCAGAAAAAACACCAACAAGAGGATTTCAGATATTTACAAACCACTAAAGATTAGAGGAAGAGGCAGAGCAGCAGGAAAGGAGATTAAAACCTACAAAAAAGTGAGATCAGTAATAAAAAATGTAGTGTAGATAATAGGAAAGGATTAGATACTCCAAAGACACAAGGTAGAAATCATTCAAGTGGTTACTTTTTATCCTGCATGAAACTCAGTATTAGGCAGAATGAGCAAATTAAAGTAAGAGTCAGAACAGGTTGAGCAAAATGGGAGGCAGCTCATAAAATCAGAACCACTCTTTAACAAAAATGGAATGAAACACTACAGCGCAGGTTAATATAGCTTAGCATTAAGCAGCAAGCCTGGCTCTGTATGGAGCTTAAATTTGCAATTAAGACCctaagtcaggggtgtccaagctatggcctgggggccaaatgcagccagcagtccatttttgattggacTGCATCAAATTctagaaattaaatgaaatatgacaCATATTAGAACATAAAGCTTGTGTTTTGACTTATTGTACTTCATAGTTTAAGCACAAAGTGGTGgtttcattttaattctgtaaacaaacattttgacttgaagaatttaatgtttttgtgactaaactgaggccttgtccacatggagatgaaaactttatatttccattttgttttg
This window encodes:
- the atp1b4 gene encoding protein ATP1B4 isoform X1, with product MEPSSTEGGAEEKLPKHPPSGLSHKVMLKHGQELEEEQEELAEHQPLEQEDLNFERWKRRPLPKRTLHQKIDDLKKYLWNAETNEFMGRSGKSWSLILLFYAALYMFLAAMFGGCLFCLMWSISPYHPTFNDRVMPPAQLTVSGSPLAGMTMAPHLEGHDIAFNASDRKSWKKYVRSMDEHLRSYNDGAQDRKNIRCTQDRYFMQDDLEESAERKACQFKRSWLGDCSGLQDPHYGYSQGRPCILLRMNRILGYLPGQGKPINVTCGVKKGPPEALGLIQFFPKSFFDLKYYPYYGKLRHVNYSSPVVAVRFAGLQYDTHFQIQCKLNGKDIINDSPTDRYLGSVTFSLTVGA
- the atp1b4 gene encoding protein ATP1B4 isoform X2, which gives rise to MEPSSTEGGAEEKLPKHPPSGLSHKVMLKHGQELEEEQEELAEHQPLEQEDLNFERWKRRPLPKRTLHQKIDDLKKYLWNAETNEFMGRSGKSWSLILLFYAALYMFLAAMFGGCLFCLMWSISPYHPTFNDRVMPPGMTMAPHLEGHDIAFNASDRKSWKKYVRSMDEHLRSYNDGAQDRKNIRCTQDRYFMQDDLEESAERKACQFKRSWLGDCSGLQDPHYGYSQGRPCILLRMNRILGYLPGQGKPINVTCGVKKGPPEALGLIQFFPKSFFDLKYYPYYGKLRHVNYSSPVVAVRFAGLQYDTHFQIQCKLNGKDIINDSPTDRYLGSVTFSLTVGA
- the atp1b4 gene encoding protein ATP1B4 isoform X3; its protein translation is MLKHGQELEEEQEELAEHQPLEQEDLNFERWKRRPLPKRTLHQKIDDLKKYLWNAETNEFMGRSGKSWSLILLFYAALYMFLAAMFGGCLFCLMWSISPYHPTFNDRVMPPAQLTVSGSPLAGMTMAPHLEGHDIAFNASDRKSWKKYVRSMDEHLRSYNDGAQDRKNIRCTQDRYFMQDDLEESAERKACQFKRSWLGDCSGLQDPHYGYSQGRPCILLRMNRILGYLPGQGKPINVTCGVKKGPPEALGLIQFFPKSFFDLKYYPYYGKLRHVNYSSPVVAVRFAGLQYDTHFQIQCKLNGKDIINDSPTDRYLGSVTFSLTVGA